The stretch of DNA CATGCGATGGTCGTCGTAGGTCTCTATATCGGCGGGCACGATCGGCTGGGGAACGATCGTCAAGCCGTCCGGGCGCTCCTCCACCTGCTGGCCGAGCTTGCGCAGCTCGGTGGCGAGCGCGGCCACGCGGTCGGTCTCCTTGAGCCGTGCATGCTCGACCCCGCGGAAGGTGGTGGGACCTTCTGCAAAGGGCGCGATCGCGGCGAGGGTTTGGGCGGTGTCCGAGATCGCGTTCAGGTCGAGATCGACTCCGCGCAGTTGACCGATGGGCGGCCCGATGACCTCGGTGTAGTCATCGGCGATCGTAACCGAAGCGCCCATTGCTTCCAGCACGCGCACGAAGTTCAAATCGCCTTGCGTCGAGTGTTTTCCGAGACCGTCGACCCGCACCCGGCCGCCGGTGACCGCCGCGGCGGCGAAGAAGTAGCTGGCGTTCGAGGCGTCCGGTTCGATGTGATAATTCCGTGCTTGGTAATGCTGGCCGGGTGCGACGGCAAAGCGTTTCCACCCGATCTCGTCCAGCTCGACCTCGACGCCAAAGGCGCGCATCGTGCTGGCGGTCATCGGCATATAGGGTTTGGAGACGAGATCGCCTTCGACGAGGATTTCGACTCCTGCCCGCGCATACGGCGCGGCGATCAGAAGCGCCGAAAAGTACTGGCTACTCTTGTCGCCGGGGACGGTTACGGCGCCGCCAGGCAGGCCGCTTGCAGCAACAAGAACTGGAGGACAGCCGCTGTCGGCTTCGCTGCGCACGTTGCTGCCGAGATCGTTGAGCGCCGTGATGAGTGGCTGGATCGGGCGCTGGCGCATGCGCGGGATCCCGTCGATGCGGAATTCGCCATGCCCGAGGGTAAGCACCGCGGTCAGAAAGCGGACCGAGGTGCCGGAATTGCCGATGAAAAGATCGGCACTGGCGGCGGGGAAGGTTCCGTTGCCGCCAGTGACTGTGAACGAATTGGCCGCCTCGTCCGATTCCACACGGATGCCGAGCCGGTTCAGCGATTCCGCCATGTAGCGGGTGTCATCGCTGAAGAGCGCCCCGGTGAGCAGACTGGTTCCGCGCGCCAGAGCGGCAATCGGGAGCACCCGATTGGTGATGCTCTTGCTGCCAGGCACGGTGACCGTTCCGTCGACCGGCCGGTCGATCGGAGTGAACGTGAAGGCGTCGTGCGGAACGGTCTCGACCGGCATTACTTCTCCCAGAGCAGGTACTTGCCGTCGACCAGGAAGGGCTCGCCATCGACTTCCACCCGGCCACCTTTGCGAAGATCGCAGATCATGTCCCAGTGGACCGCAGACTCATTGCTGTTTCCAGTCTCCGGGTAACCCGCGCCGACTGCCATATGCACCGTGCCGCCGATCTTTTCGTCGAAGAGGATCTGGCCGGTGAACTGCTGGATGCCGAAATGGGTGCCAAAGGCGAATTCGCCGAGATAGCGCGCGCCTTCGTCGATGTCGAGTTGGTGGATGAGGAATTCCTCGTTCTTGGTGGCGGTGGCGTCGACCACTTTGCCGCCCTTGAATTCGAGGCGAATTCCCTCGACCGCGCGTCCCTGATGCATGGCCGGCATGCTGAAGGTGACGTAGCCCTCGGTGCCCTGCTCGACCGGACCGGTGAAGACTTCGCCGTCAGGGAAATTCTTGGTGCCGTCGGCGTTGATCCACTTGCGGCCGGTCACATCGACCGTCAGATCGGTGCCGGGACCAGTGAGGCGAACCTCTTTCTTGCCCGTCAGCCAGTCGACCAGGATCTGCTGCTTCCTGGCTTGCGCGTTCCAGGCGGCGACGGGATCGTCCTGATCGAGCATGCATGCCGCGAAGACGAAGTTGGCAAAGTCCTCGGTGGACATCTCCGCGTCCTGGGCGAACGCATTGGTCGGATATTGGGTCAGCGTCCAGACGAGTGATCCGTCGGCATCGCGTTGCATATAGGTCTTGAAGAGCTCGCGGCGAGCGCCCTGGAAGACCGCCTGGCGGGCAGGATCGACAGCGCTCAGCGAGCGGGTATTGCTGTCGGCAAGCACGACGATGGTGACGTCGGCCACTTCGCGAGTGAACCGCTCGATCGGGCTGATCCAGGTGAGTTGTTCGTCCGAGCCGTTGTTCAGGAGCGATGCCTGCACGCCGGTGAAGAGCGGAACCATAACGGGGTGTCCACCGACTTCGACGACGTCGGCATAGATTGCGCGCAGCAGTGGCTCGGCTTCGACACCTCCGGTGATCAGTACTGAATCGCCTTTTTTGACCGGCGCGGAAAAGCGCACCAGCGCCTGGGCCCATTTCTTCATCATTGGATTGGTCATCGTATCGCCTTACCTTTCAGATTAGTTGAACAAACGCAGCGCCGGTTATAGCACAACCTCCCAGTCGTTCCGACCGAAGTGGAGGAACCGCTCGCTGCGCCGCGTGCCGGTTGTGTATCTGAACGGGTTGGTGCAGGGAACAAGAGGTTCCTCCACTCCGCCTGCGGGCTCTGGTCGGAACGACGAGAGGCCGTCGTTCCGACCGAAGTGGAGGAACCTCTCGTTACGCCGCGTGCCGGTTGCCAGTATGAACAAGGTGGCGTCGGGAACAAGAGGTTCCTCCACTCCGCCTGCGGGCTCCGGTCGGAACGACGGGCGTGCCTGCGGGTTCTGGTTGGAACGACGGGCGTGCCTGCGGGTTCCGGTCGGAACGATGGACTTCTTCGACTGAAACGACGAGCGCTAGATACCCGCGGCGATACCTTCGCTGCGTGGGTCGCAACCGCCGACGAGAACTCCGGTGTCGGGATCGCGGGCGATGATCATTTCGCTGCCGCTCTGCCCCCAGGGACCGCAGGTGACCACGTCGTGCCCACGGGCGCGCAGGCCGTCGATAGTGTCCTGGCCGATCTGGTCCTCCACGACCAGGCGGAAGGGATGCCCAACATCGACCGGATAGGTCGCCGGCCAGATCGACCAGCGCGGGACTTCCACCGCGGCTTGCACGTCCTGACCTTCATCCAACATGGCGGTAATGCACTGCAGGTTCCACTGCGTCTGGCTGTCGCCGCCGGGGGTGCCCCCGACAACGAGCGGCGTGCCGTCTGCATCGGCAATCAGATAGCAGTTGAGGGTGTGCATCGTTTTCTTGCCCGGAGCGTACAGGTTTGGGTGCGCCGGATCGAGCGAAAAGCAGTGCCCGGCGCGGTTGTTCAGCAGCACACCGGTATCGCCGGCGACGACGCCGCTGCCCCAGATGCCGGAAACCGAGATGATGAGCGAGATCATGAGTCCGTCGCCGTCGATGGCGCAGAGATAAGTGGTGTCACCAGGGTAGAGGTAGGTCGATTTCGTTTCGAACAGTGCCTGGTCCGGATCGATCGTCGCGCGGCGTTCGGCAGCCCATTCGGCTGAGAGGAGCTTGTCCATCGGGACATCGACGAAGTTCGGGTCGGCGGCGTAGAGATGGCGGTCGTGGAACGCGCGTTTGAGCGATTCGACCATGAGATGCACCCCGAGCGCCGAATCGGTGCCAATAGCACCCATGTCGAAGCCGTCGAGGATGTTCTGCGCCTCGAGCTGGACGAAGCCCTGAGTGGGGAGCCCGGTTTGGTAGACGGTCTTGCCACGATAGGTGCTTTGCAGCGGGGCGCCCACCCAGGCGGCATGGTCGTCGAAATCTTCGGCGGTCAAAGCGCCTCCATTGGCGCCGAGCCAGTCGGTCATCCGCTTGGCAAGTGAACCCTGGTAGAACGCCGTCGACGATTCGCGCGCGATCTGGTCGATGGTGGCGGCGAGATCAGGTTGTCTCAACATTTCGCCGGGGCCGAGCGCCTTGCCACCGGGAAGGAAGACGGCGGCCGAGGCCGGGTACCGTTCCAGGAACGCACGCTCGCCCTTGATCATGGCCGAGAGTTTTTGCGTAATCGGGAAGCCGTCTGCGGCGTGCCCGATGGCGGCCTTGCTCAATTCGGTCAGCGGCTTGCTGCCAAATTGTTGCAACAGGGCATCGATACCTGCCGGGAAACCGGGCACCGAGGGCGAAAGCGGCCCGGTCTGCGCGAGCACGCGGCCGTTCAGTTCGCCCCGTTCCTGCATGAACTCGAGCGATGCGCCGCGTGGGCTGATACCCGAGCTGATGACACTGACGAGTTCTGCGTACCCGCCCCCTTGGGCCGGTTTGGAGACGATGGCGAAGAGATCGCCTCCGACACCGCACGAGGCCGGCATGGTCACCGCGTCGACCAATGCCGCCGCAATTGCCGCATCGACCGCATTCCCGCCATTCGCCAGGACTTCGAGCCCCGCGGCGGTGGCAAGGGGTTGCGCCGTAGCGACCATGCCCTTCCGGGCATAGACCGGGGATCCGCGACGCCGGCGGGCCATTGGTTTGGGCAGGTCAGTGGAGGTCGGGAACCCGAGCATGTTGTCCCTTTCGGCGAGTGACGAGCGCGGACAGGCGCACGATAGGGGGCTATTATCGAGGAAACGACCAGCCACGTTCGGTGAAAGGAAGCCAGACGATGTGCCACGAATCGATTACCTGGCCGATCAGCGGCGGAGCTCCAACCGCAGCGCAACGAGAAGACATTGCCCGCGAAGACACGACGCTGCCGGTCTACGTCGCAACACCAGCGGATGGCGGCAAGAGAGCGGCGCTCGTGCTCGTTCATGACATCTACGGTCCGCGGGAGTTCTATCGCGATATGGCCGGACGGCTGGCGGACGAGGGGTATCTGACGGCGTTGCCAGATCTTTTCGTTCGTCAGGGTGAACTGAACGACGATGCGCCGGCCACACGGTTTGCCCGCATGCGCGCCCTCGACAAGGATCTGGCATTGGAAGACGTCCTGGCGACGGTCCGCTTTCTGCGTGACCGCCATGGAGGCAATGGCCCGGTCGGGTTGATCGGTTTCTGCATGGGAGGCACGTTGGCGATGCTTTCGGCCGGCGCGGTTGGCGGTCCGGATGCGGCGATCTCTTTCTACGGGTTCCCTGCCAGGCGAGACGGGTGGCCCATGGCGCCGATGGATCAGGCGGATGCGGTTTGGGCCCCCCTGCTCCTGATCGTGGGCGATCAGGACGAAGCGGTTGGCATGGACAACATGGCGGCCTACGAAGCCAGGCTCGAAGCGGCCAACAAGGACTACGAATCGATCACCTACAGCGGGGTCGGGCATGGATTCATGACCTTCGACGAGCAAGCCGAAACGTTCCCGCAGGCGTCCGACGCCTGGACGGCCACGCTGCAATTCCTCGATGAGCAGTTGGGTGGCAATGGCTAGATATCCGCTTTCGCCGGAGATGATCGAGGCGCTGGGCCAACTGAAAGAGCTGCCACGATCCGGCTGGCTCGACCGGGATATTCCGGCTGCGGAGGTCGAATCGGTCGCGGATCACTCGTTTGGGGTGGCGTTGCTGGCGTGGCTGCTCGCGCCGGACGATCTCGACCGGGCACGGGTGGTGGAACTGGCGTTGTTGCACGATCTGGCGGAATCGGCGGCCGGCGACGCGACTCCCTATGACCGCGGCTTCCTGGGCAGTCTCGACCCTGAAATGCGCCGCGACTGGTTGAACCAGCGGCATATTCGGGGTGATGCACAGCAGGCAGCCAAGCATGCCCGGGAAACCGCCGCCATCGAAACACTGGCCGCTACGCTGTCACTCGACCGCCGAGACCAGCTGCTGGCGGACTGGGCGGAGCTGAGCGCCCGTTCCACGCCGGAAGCGCGCTTCGTCAAAGAGATGGACGTGCTAGAGACCTATCTGCAATCGCGCCGCTACCTGGAGCGGTATCCTGACGCGCCGATGGAATCGTTTGCCCTCGAGGCGCGCGAACTGCTGGGTGACGACACCACCCTCTGAAGGAACCACGAGTGACCTGGACATGCGACGCGGTGCTCATCGACCGCGCGGGACGGAACTATCCGCTGGACGATGCCCGTTGGCGTGGAGATGACGGCTCGCCGCTGCACGTGAGCCCGCTGCCGGGTCTCGATCCGAGCCAGATCGAGCGCGAAGACCGTTCCATCTGGCGCTATCGGGCGGCGATTCCGGTCGATCCAGCACACCGCGTCTCGATGGGCGAAGGGTGCACTCCGCTGGTCGAGAAGCACTGGAGCGGCGTTCCGGTTCGTTTCAAATTGGAGTGGTTCAACCCAACTGGCAGTTTCAAGGATCGGGGCGTGTCGGTGATGCTCTCGCACCTTGCCGGGCAGGGCGCGGCCCGTGTGCTGGAGGACAGTTCTGGCAATGGTGGCGCGGCGGTCGCTGCCTATGCCGCCGCGGCCGGGATCGCTGCCAAGATCATCGTGCCAGCGGCAACCTCGCCAGCGAAGATCCTGCAATCGCGCGCCTACGGGGCTGACATCGAACTGGTGGGAGGCACGCGCGATCAGGTCTCGGACGAGGCGATCCGGCAGTCGGCCGAGATTCCCTATGCCAGTCACAACTGGCATCCGATGTTCTTGCAAGGCATCAAGTCGATCGCGTACGAGCTTTGGGAGGATCTCGCATTCGCCGCGCCGGACAATGTCGTGCTGGTCGCCGGAGCGGGAAGCCTGGTGCTGGGATGCGACATGGGGTTCCAGGAACTGATGACGGCTGGCCAGATCGACCGGTTGCCGCGTTTGCTGGTTGGGCAGCCGGAAGCATGGGCGACGATTGCCGACACGTGTCATGGAATTCCGGTCGACGCATGCCGCGCGCGTATCCCGACGATCGCCGAAGGCGCCTCGATTGCGCGTCCAGTTCGCTTGCCGGAAGCGGTGGCGGCGATCCGCCGGTCGAACGGCGCCGCTATTGGTGTCTCAGACGATGAGATTCGCGTTGCGACGCGGCAGCTTGCCGCGCTTGGGCTCTATGCGGAGCCGACCAGCGCGGTCGCCGCGGCGGCGCTGACCCGCTACCTCGCCGACGGTACGATCCGCGCGGGTGAATCGACCGCGGTGGTGCTCACTGGTTCGGGACTGAAATCGGCGGAGAAGATGGCCAGTGTCTTCGCCTGAGCTTCTGCCGGGTTGTACTGGCGGCAAGACCTCAGGTCGATGCGTTTGGTGTTTTCGCACCTGGTCCAGAGTCAAGGGTCCAGGGTCCAGAGTCCAGAGTCAAGGGTCCAGAGCCCAGAGAGAGGATGTCTCGCCTGACTCTGGGCCCCGGACTCAGGACTTCACGATCAGCCTGCCGGTGTCGCGCTGGCGTCGGCGTCGTCCTCGAAGACAAAATCGATCAACTGCAGATTGCCCGATTGCACGGTCGACTGGACGAGATAGAACGGATCGGTGACTTCGGCTTCGCCGTCGTTGCCAACTGCAAGCTGGAACGAGTCGGAGCCGGTGCCAATAGGACCGCCATCGACGAGCGTGACATCGAAGGGGTGGACACCTTTGTTGTTGACCGAGCAGGTGCCGGTCATCTGGCGGGTGGTCGCTTCCGCGCCTTCCAGCGGACCGTAGGCGGTGATCGAGATGCTTTCGATCGTCATGGAGGCGGTGACATCGAGATAGCTGAGCGATCCGAAGAAGATCGGTGTGTCGCTTCCCTCGACGGAGAATTGCGAACCGAACACCGAGAACTCTCCCGGCCCTTCGCTGTCCGTCGTGACCGAGCCTCCTCCGGCGATTCCGCCGCCAGACTGAATCACGCGCGCGGCCACGCCGTTACGCGGCATCAATCCAACGGCCGCCAAGGCAGCAGCCCCGGAGAGAACCAGCGTTCGGCGATTGGTCGAAATCGTAGACATCGAGCTTCCTTTCAATTACGCAGCACACGATTAGTCGCCAGGAACAATCCCACTTCCCACTGCCTACGCTATCACGGGGATGTGACGGTGTATATCGGTAAGATGCACTACTTCGACACGATGCCTTGTCCGACGGCCCAAACCGAAAGCTCGGTCCGGTTGGCCGATCCGGTCTTGGCGAACATGTTGCGCATGTGAGCATTGACCGTGCGCGGCGAGATGAACAGCAGGTCGCTGATCTCTTTGTCTGAGTGACCCTGCACCGCCAGTTTGAGCACTTCCATCTCGCGCTCGGTGATACCGGCGGGGTAGGTCGCCGGCCCCAATCTCTGCTGAATCGCTGCTTGCAAGCTCGCGGCGCGCTCCTGCCAGTAGGGCATTGCCAGCCGTTCGAACTCCGCATGCGCGGCGCTAACAAGCGCAAGCGCGCGCTCGAGGTCGTGCCGGTCGCGCTCGGACAGCCAGGCGCCCTGATCGTAGCTGGCGATGGCGGCAAGCGGGACTTGCCCCGAGGCTTCCAACTGCGCGCGGGCGAGCGCAAACGCGGCCTCGGCTTCTTCGGATCGATCGAGGAGCGCGTTCATGCGCGCCTGGCTCAGCGCCAGGGAGGTCTGCGGGTAGTCCTGAATGCCATTCTCGACCATGCGGCTCAAGAGCCGCCGGTAGCGCGGGGCCGATTCACGGTCTCTCAGGTTCCAGATCGCCAACGCTGCAAACGCGACCGATCCGTTGTGGTTGGGCGCGTCGAGCGGCATCCGCTCCAGCAACGGTGTCAGCGCGGTCATCGTTGCCCGGGCGCGATCGGGTAGTCCGGCTTCCGTAGCTGCAAATGCTCCCACCGCGGCGAAAAAGGGGCCAAGCAGCGACGCTGCTTCACCCGGTCCGAGCGCGGGATCGTCGGCGAATGCGATCCAGAACGCGCTCAGCCGATCGAAATCGCCTCCGAGATAGCAGGCGCGCGCGGTCGCCATCTCCATCGAGAAGAGCTCCGGACGTCGTCCAGGCCCCAGACGTGTGAGGAGGTCGTTGGCTCTCCGCTCGGTCGCACGGGACCGGCGCAGCTCGCCGAGCGCGATCTCGATGAGGGCGCGCTGATTGAGCGCTTGCGCTTGCCAGGCGACGGCTCCGTGCCGCTCAGCCAAGGCTTCGATCTCGTTCCAGACGCGTAACGCATCCCGAAACGCTCCATGACGATATTGCAGGTCGTTGCCGACCACGGTGAGCGCGTGCATGCGGGCATAGGGATTGCGGAATCCGCGCCCAAGGGAAAGAAGCGCGTCGGTCTCGGAACGTGTGCGGCTGTCGAACGATTCGAAAGAGCGGGCCTTGTCTTCTTCGGAACCCTTGGCGCGCGCAATGGCGATGGCTTCCGGGTCGTATCCCGTCCAGCTTCCCGCACGAATACCACTGCGGGAGATCGGTTCGACTGGCTCGAGCACGAACGAGAGGCGCGCCCAGCCGAGACCGCGCTGGGTTCGCACGCGTTCGAGGCCAAGTTGCACCAGCGGGGTCCATTGGTCCGGGGTTGCCCCGGCGCGGTGCTTGAGCGCGACGGCGATCGAGGCCGAGAAGTCGGCGATTTCGTCAGGGTCGACATTTGCGCGTTCCATGGCCGCAATCGCCTGCCAGGCCGTTGCGAGCGCGGGTTCGATCTGCAGCGATTCGGCTTGCGCGAGCGCCAATCCGCGGAGAAGCTCGTCCCGGCGGATGTCGTCGAGGTCGCTGAGATCGAGCGCGAATTGCAGGAACGTGGCCGCTTGCCCGTGCGAGCCGGCATCGCGCGCGTCGTCGGCCGCTTCGAGCGCGAACGGCACACCGGCAGCCGCGCCGGGAAGCGATCTGGAGCGGTGGTAGAGCGAAGCGATCTCGCCTGGCTGGTTGCCGCGCGGGTCTTCGGCGAGGAATTCGGCGATGCGCCGCCGCTCGCGCACCAGGCGCGCTGGTTGCCAATTGGCCAGTACCGCTTGCCGCACGATGGCATGGGCGAACACGATCTCGTCGAGCCCTCGCCCCGGCTGCAGGAAGCCCTGCACGGTGGCCTCGTCGCACGCTTCGATGATCTCGTCGTCCGGAAGATCGATCAGAGCGGCCAGCGTTGCGACATCGAATCCATCCTCAAAGATCGCGCCGGTGGCCAGCACGCGTTGGGTTGGTTCGGTCAGAGCATCGATTCGCTGGCCGATTGCCTGCCGCAGTGCAAGCGGGACACCGGAGTCGTCTGATCCTGGGTGCTGCGCCGATGGCGGTTCGCTGGCCAGCATTTCCCCGGCGGCGAGCGCGAACAGCGGATTGCCATTGGTTTCGGCCAACACACGGTCGATTTGACCGGACGTTGCGTCCGGAAGGAGCCGTTCGAGCTGATCACGGTCGAGACCGCCCAAGGTAATGTCGAGCACGTCTGCTTCGCGGCGCAACTGGCCGAGCATCTTGCCAAGGGGCAGGTGAGGCGCAGCCGCACCGGATCGATAGGTGCCGGTGATGAGCAGGCCACTGTGTGTGGCGCCGAACGCGACATGCCGCAGGAGATCCAGACTGGCTGGTTGGGCCCAGTGGAGGTCTTCGAGCACCAGCAGCGCGGGCGCTCGGCGGATCGCGGCGAGAAGATGCCGCAGCACGCGGTCGTGGACGTGTGCCTGACGGTCGTCCGGAGACAAGTCGTCGGGTGACTGGAAGAGCGCCGCGCTTCCGCCGTCGAACCCATCCAGGGCCTCGATCCAGGGGGCATAGGGTCCGGCCCATGCGGCTTCCGGGGTGCGTCCCCACAGCACGGCAATGCCGCGGGATTCGGCCGCGGAACGCAGCTCGCCAGCCAGGGTGGTCTTGCCGATCCCGGCTTCTCCTCCGATGAGCGCAACGGAGCCACGACCGGACTGGGTGCGTTCGAGCGCGCGAATGAGCGCGTCGAGTTCGTCAATGCGTCCGATCATGAGCGGCACCAATCAATTCCACTGGTCCTGAACAAAGCGACGGATCTCTCCCGGTTGGCATCTCTCCCGATTCAGGGAGTGATGGGGAACGGTTCAGCGCGCCAGAAGCCCCCTTCCTTCTCCCAGGTTTGGGAGAAGGAACGGGGTTGGGGGATGGTTGAGGGTCGAATTGCCGCCCACGACGAATCCGCCAGGCACGCGAGGCGACATAACGCCATCGCGCGATAGCGTAGTGGACCCTAGAAAGCTCCCAACATGCCGTTGTCATCGAATGCAAGCGGGACCGGGTCGGTGAGTTGCTCGACACGGCCCGAGGCGAGCATCTGCGGCAGCAGCGGTTCGCTGATCCAGAACTCTTCCACATCCTTGGTGTTCTTGATCCTGGCGATCTTGGCGGTTTCGGCCTCGGTGCGCAACGCGCTCCCGATGGCGAAGTAGATCGCCTGGCGGTCGTTATCGACGACCATCGGCAACTGGCCACCCGCGGGATATTTCGAGGTGATGACGTTCATATAGGTGGAGACCGGGTCGAGCTTGTCCGCCAACTGGCGCAGCACGAAATCGCCCAGACCGACACCCGTGGCGTTGCCTTCGGTGTCCGCAGTCAAATCGCGGAAGATCACGCGGTGGATCTCGGGCTTGGGATTGATCTCGTTCTTGAGAATCTCGCCCGAAACATCGCGATTGATGACGTTCGGGTCCGCCCCGTCGCCGCTGATGTTCTTGCCGATCTCGTCGACCAGCAGGATGTCGATCTTCTCGCCGGGGAGACGCCCCAGCCATTCACGCGCCAGCTTGAGCAGCTCTTTTTCCCGTTCGAGCATTCCCTTGGCCGGCACCGCTTCGATGATGGCCGAATGACCGTAGCCGTTTTCGACGATGGCGATGCCGAAGGGGATGTTGACGTGACTGAGCGTCGAGAGCCCGACAGCCGGAATGAGCGTGTGGAACTCCGGGAACCCGCGGGAATGGAAGGTGTCGGCTCCCTTCTGCTTGCCCATGCCGATGGCGATCATCTTCATGAGGCCGGATTCGATCGGGCCGTAGAAGTCGGTATGCGGTTTGACGCGGCAGACCGGGATGACAGCGTCGGCTTCCTCATAGGCAATGCGGTCGAAGTAGACCGGCACGTCGTCTTCCACGATGCCGAGGCGCACGGTGTCCATGGTGGCCTTGACCGGGCAGCCCATCGATTCGGGGTTGATGCCGTAGTGATCGAGGAGGTTCTTCTGGCCCTCGGGTGTGGCGCCTCCATGCGACCCCATGGCGGGGAAGACGAACGGTTCGCCGCCACGCAGCTTCACCTGGTCGACCGTGGCCTTTACCGTCTCGGCGATGCGGTCGATGCCTCGGCTGCCGGCGCCGATCGCCACGCGCATACCGGGCTTGATGGTCTCGCCGATGCCCGGTCGCTGGAACTGCGCGGCCACAGCGGCGTCGACATCAGCGATTTCTTCGGCATAGAGTTTCTGCCGAACCTTGAGCCAGTTGGGCAGGGTGCCTCGTTCGAATACCGATAGTCCTTCGAGCGCCATTGCCGGGTTCCTCATATGGTGGCATCGTCTGGGAAGTCGCGACGGGCTCCCGACGACTGGGCAAATCCCGCGATCTGTCCATACTGGCCGCAGGGCGAGCGATTGTCAACGTTCTTATGAAAGAGAAAGTGGAAGCGATGCGACTGCGAACCGTCGACCCCGGCCCGGACCGGGAGGCCAACCTGCCAATGCTCTTGTTGGCCGACGAGTCGGAGCAGCAAGTGCGCAGCTATCTGCAGAAGGGCATTCTCTATGTCGCGTCGCAGGACGGCGAAGATGTGGGCGTGGTGCAGGCGATCCCGTTTCTGCTCTCATCGGTCGAGTTGCGCGCGGTGGCGGTGATACCGGAGAAGCGGCAACGGGGACTCGGCCGAGAGATGCTGCGGCGGGTGCTTTCCG from Thermomicrobiales bacterium encodes:
- a CDS encoding AAA family ATPase; the protein is MIGRIDELDALIRALERTQSGRGSVALIGGEAGIGKTTLAGELRSAAESRGIAVLWGRTPEAAWAGPYAPWIEALDGFDGGSAALFQSPDDLSPDDRQAHVHDRVLRHLLAAIRRAPALLVLEDLHWAQPASLDLLRHVAFGATHSGLLITGTYRSGAAAPHLPLGKMLGQLRREADVLDITLGGLDRDQLERLLPDATSGQIDRVLAETNGNPLFALAAGEMLASEPPSAQHPGSDDSGVPLALRQAIGQRIDALTEPTQRVLATGAIFEDGFDVATLAALIDLPDDEIIEACDEATVQGFLQPGRGLDEIVFAHAIVRQAVLANWQPARLVRERRRIAEFLAEDPRGNQPGEIASLYHRSRSLPGAAAGVPFALEAADDARDAGSHGQAATFLQFALDLSDLDDIRRDELLRGLALAQAESLQIEPALATAWQAIAAMERANVDPDEIADFSASIAVALKHRAGATPDQWTPLVQLGLERVRTQRGLGWARLSFVLEPVEPISRSGIRAGSWTGYDPEAIAIARAKGSEEDKARSFESFDSRTRSETDALLSLGRGFRNPYARMHALTVVGNDLQYRHGAFRDALRVWNEIEALAERHGAVAWQAQALNQRALIEIALGELRRSRATERRANDLLTRLGPGRRPELFSMEMATARACYLGGDFDRLSAFWIAFADDPALGPGEAASLLGPFFAAVGAFAATEAGLPDRARATMTALTPLLERMPLDAPNHNGSVAFAALAIWNLRDRESAPRYRRLLSRMVENGIQDYPQTSLALSQARMNALLDRSEEAEAAFALARAQLEASGQVPLAAIASYDQGAWLSERDRHDLERALALVSAAHAEFERLAMPYWQERAASLQAAIQQRLGPATYPAGITEREMEVLKLAVQGHSDKEISDLLFISPRTVNAHMRNMFAKTGSANRTELSVWAVGQGIVSK
- a CDS encoding GNAT family N-acetyltransferase; amino-acid sequence: MRLRTVDPGPDREANLPMLLLADESEQQVRSYLQKGILYVASQDGEDVGVVQAIPFLLSSVELRAVAVIPEKRQRGLGREMLRRVLSDLNGRGYSRVTVGTGNSSIAQIAFYQKSGFRMWRIEQDYFSPEKGYPEGLEENGIPLRDMLWFERTS
- a CDS encoding DUF362 domain-containing protein, with amino-acid sequence MALEGLSVFERGTLPNWLKVRQKLYAEEIADVDAAVAAQFQRPGIGETIKPGMRVAIGAGSRGIDRIAETVKATVDQVKLRGGEPFVFPAMGSHGGATPEGQKNLLDHYGINPESMGCPVKATMDTVRLGIVEDDVPVYFDRIAYEEADAVIPVCRVKPHTDFYGPIESGLMKMIAIGMGKQKGADTFHSRGFPEFHTLIPAVGLSTLSHVNIPFGIAIVENGYGHSAIIEAVPAKGMLEREKELLKLAREWLGRLPGEKIDILLVDEIGKNISGDGADPNVINRDVSGEILKNEINPKPEIHRVIFRDLTADTEGNATGVGLGDFVLRQLADKLDPVSTYMNVITSKYPAGGQLPMVVDNDRQAIYFAIGSALRTEAETAKIARIKNTKDVEEFWISEPLLPQMLASGRVEQLTDPVPLAFDDNGMLGAF